The Sporomusa termitida genome has a window encoding:
- a CDS encoding DUF1934 domain-containing protein yields the protein MTGCQRDADGVENIIELFTCGHSYMRNGVHYISYRETEVTGLEGATTLLKVYADYVILIRTGRVEQRQEFRTGKCCSSSYITPYGTMKMGVRTKYLTITRCVETDLVRGVDIEYELEIDGQWQSSNKLAVIVQGDKKNGH from the coding sequence GTGACCGGTTGCCAGCGGGACGCTGATGGTGTTGAAAATATAATTGAGTTGTTTACTTGCGGACATAGTTATATGAGAAACGGGGTTCACTATATCAGCTACCGGGAGACTGAGGTTACCGGCTTAGAAGGGGCAACTACGCTGCTGAAAGTATATGCGGACTATGTTATTCTGATCCGTACAGGCCGCGTAGAGCAGCGCCAGGAGTTCCGAACCGGCAAATGTTGTTCCTCCAGCTATATTACACCCTACGGCACGATGAAAATGGGTGTACGGACAAAGTATCTGACCATAACCCGCTGCGTTGAAACAGACCTGGTTCGCGGGGTAGACATTGAATACGAACTTGAAATTGACGGACAGTGGCAAAGTAGCAATAAACTCGCCGTCATTGTACAGGGGGATAAAAAAAATGGACATTAA
- a CDS encoding cytochrome b/b6 domain-containing protein: MKLLLHPLAIRIFHWILVLSVTYLVITGLYLHDPKGNLPFGLLRKTHTLVGMMLIINLLGQIYYYSITGKYTEVLFTRRDIPNLRSFFRYTLFITANHPNYGRYNPGQKGLFTIWVLAIMLSGLAALPHLLPEYASWLSRPLGGLMGTRVIFYAITMLFLATIPLHVYLVFTEDPAKLQAMFSGYLRQEPKDKAPASERTDSR, from the coding sequence ATGAAACTATTATTACATCCGTTAGCCATACGAATTTTTCACTGGATACTGGTCCTGTCTGTCACATACTTAGTGATAACAGGGCTGTACCTGCATGACCCCAAAGGTAACCTGCCTTTTGGCCTGCTGCGCAAAACACACACGCTGGTCGGAATGATGCTTATAATCAATCTTTTAGGGCAAATTTACTATTATAGCATTACCGGCAAATACACGGAAGTGTTGTTTACCAGGCGGGACATTCCCAATCTTCGCAGCTTTTTCCGGTATACCCTTTTTATTACCGCAAATCACCCCAACTATGGCCGCTATAACCCCGGACAAAAAGGTTTGTTTACTATCTGGGTTCTGGCCATTATGTTATCAGGTCTGGCCGCCCTGCCGCACTTGTTGCCGGAATATGCCTCCTGGCTCAGCCGGCCGCTAGGTGGTCTTATGGGAACCAGGGTTATTTTTTACGCCATTACTATGTTATTTTTGGCAACAATTCCCCTGCATGTATACCTGGTTTTTACCGAGGACCCGGCTAAGCTTCAGGCTATGTTTTCCGGTTATCTGAGGCAAGAGCCCAAGGACAAGGCGCCGGCGAGTGAGAGAACTGACTCTCGCTAA
- a CDS encoding DUF2156 domain-containing protein has translation MFDKYFSQRRYENAHFNFTNLFMWRNIYSIKWAEEHDCLVIKAAYDGQQYMLQPFGPDEAIAPVLEAMSSFFARENLPFVIRGVEKFMVDLIEAWRPGQFNFTGDRDNFDYVYHSKDLIELKGRKYHSKKNHINSFLRSYRNYQYEPLTPEWVPHCIETQLEWCRKKGCDDDPTLQGENNAIIEVFTHWPELNLQGGLITIGGKVEGFTFGEQLNTNMAVIHVEKANPDIRGVYPVINQKFCEHAWQQLEYINREEDMGLEGLRKAKESYYPAKMIEKYIVAFK, from the coding sequence ATGTTTGATAAGTATTTTAGCCAGCGCCGCTACGAAAACGCTCATTTTAACTTCACTAATTTATTTATGTGGCGCAACATATATTCTATTAAATGGGCGGAGGAACACGACTGCCTGGTGATCAAAGCTGCCTATGACGGTCAGCAGTATATGCTGCAGCCATTTGGCCCTGACGAGGCAATCGCACCGGTGCTTGAAGCCATGAGTTCCTTCTTTGCCAGGGAAAACCTACCCTTTGTTATCCGGGGGGTGGAGAAATTTATGGTTGACCTTATTGAAGCCTGGCGGCCTGGTCAGTTTAATTTTACCGGTGACCGTGACAATTTTGATTATGTTTATCATAGCAAGGATTTAATTGAATTAAAAGGCCGTAAATATCACAGTAAGAAAAATCATATTAACAGTTTCCTGCGCTCTTACAGAAATTACCAATATGAACCGCTGACACCGGAGTGGGTGCCCCACTGTATCGAAACCCAGCTGGAGTGGTGCCGGAAAAAAGGCTGTGACGATGACCCGACATTGCAGGGGGAAAACAACGCTATCATTGAAGTTTTTACCCATTGGCCAGAGCTTAATTTACAGGGTGGCCTTATTACCATTGGCGGCAAAGTAGAAGGATTTACTTTTGGCGAACAGTTAAATACCAATATGGCTGTTATTCATGTGGAAAAAGCAAATCCTGATATTCGCGGGGTGTATCCGGTTATTAATCAGAAGTTCTGCGAGCATGCCTGGCAGCAGCTTGAATATATCAACCGGGAAGAAGATATGGGTTTAGAAGGCTTGCGCAAAGCCAAAGAATCATATTATCCGGCAAAAATGATTGAAAAATATATAGTCGCTTTTAAATAG
- the speD gene encoding adenosylmethionine decarboxylase produces MEIKSIKKLKLYGFNNLTKTVSFNMYDICYAKTPQHRHSYIEYIDEEYSAERLTNILTEVANMIGANILNIAKQDYDPQGASVTMLISEELVNQPGEHVDIEDCGECELNEPLPEAVVCHLDKSHITVHTYPESHPDEGISTFRADIDVSTCGQISPLKALNFLINTFRPDIAAIDYRVRGFTRDVNGKKFFIDHKINSIQNYISSDNRDSYQMIDVNVYQENIFHTKMLLKEFDLDNYLFGTAKKELMVGEKKKIKQRLKKEMAEIFYGKNIPKVHRKL; encoded by the coding sequence ATGGAAATTAAATCAATTAAAAAGTTAAAGCTCTACGGATTTAATAATCTCACCAAAACGGTTAGTTTTAATATGTATGATATCTGCTATGCAAAAACGCCGCAGCACCGCCACTCGTATATAGAATATATTGATGAGGAATATAGTGCTGAACGGCTGACCAATATTCTTACCGAAGTGGCTAATATGATTGGGGCCAATATTTTAAATATTGCCAAGCAGGATTATGACCCGCAGGGGGCCAGCGTTACCATGCTCATTTCAGAAGAACTGGTCAATCAGCCTGGTGAACACGTAGACATTGAGGACTGCGGTGAGTGTGAACTCAATGAGCCGCTGCCGGAGGCGGTTGTCTGCCATTTGGATAAGAGCCACATTACTGTCCATACGTACCCGGAAAGCCATCCGGATGAAGGGATCAGTACTTTCCGGGCTGATATTGACGTATCTACCTGTGGCCAGATCTCACCACTTAAGGCTCTCAATTTTTTGATTAATACTTTTCGGCCGGACATTGCGGCGATTGACTACCGGGTACGCGGTTTTACCCGTGATGTGAATGGCAAGAAATTTTTTATTGATCACAAAATAAATTCGATACAAAATTATATTTCCAGTGACAATCGTGACTCGTATCAGATGATCGATGTCAATGTATATCAGGAGAATATCTTTCATACGAAGATGCTCCTAAAGGAATTTGATCTTGATAACTATCTATTTGGCACTGCAAAAAAAGAATTGATGGTTGGTGAAAAGAAAAAAATAAAACAGCGGCTTAAGAAAGAAATGGCAGAAATATTTTATGGTAAAAATATTCCCAAAGTACATCGTAAATTATAG
- a CDS encoding SpoIID/LytB domain-containing protein, translating into MKKSTLNSALVVATVFLFISGAYTLLKPPAPKPAPAPTEQVPAPAAPTPQPIPGVPAFNAAKYPREPQIRVYLADKGYVTTMALETYIEGVIAQEMQPDWPMEALAAQAIASRTLTMSAIEAGTIKRLHNADVSTSKEELQAYAPQKVNASVRQAVKSTRGEILLYAGGLVNAIYSSCNGQIGATREESFPKEIDHPTPYFQPVTDNCFKYAPDNIKSWTVKIPASQVANAIGYNGSPGNIRILEKGPSGRILYIGAGNKKMYGSDFRRAVGYDRLKSTLVTEMTYDGGNFIFKGLGWGNGVGLCQWGAYTFAKEGKQAKDIINHYYPGAAVKKLWQ; encoded by the coding sequence ATGAAAAAATCAACACTAAATTCCGCACTAGTTGTAGCAACAGTATTTTTATTCATCTCGGGAGCATACACACTACTCAAGCCTCCCGCCCCAAAGCCTGCACCGGCGCCTACCGAACAAGTACCGGCCCCGGCTGCACCGACACCGCAGCCGATCCCGGGTGTACCGGCTTTTAACGCCGCGAAATATCCGCGTGAACCCCAGATAAGGGTCTATCTGGCCGATAAGGGTTATGTTACCACTATGGCTTTGGAAACATATATTGAAGGCGTTATTGCGCAGGAGATGCAGCCTGATTGGCCGATGGAAGCATTAGCTGCCCAGGCCATTGCTTCGCGGACACTGACAATGAGTGCTATTGAGGCGGGTACAATTAAAAGATTGCACAATGCTGATGTCAGCACCTCCAAAGAGGAGCTGCAGGCCTATGCCCCGCAAAAAGTAAATGCTAGTGTGCGGCAGGCTGTAAAAAGTACGCGCGGGGAAATATTACTGTATGCAGGCGGTCTTGTTAATGCCATCTATAGCTCCTGTAACGGCCAGATTGGTGCGACCAGGGAAGAGAGCTTTCCGAAGGAGATTGATCATCCAACCCCTTATTTTCAACCTGTGACTGATAATTGCTTTAAATATGCGCCAGACAATATAAAATCATGGACAGTTAAAATTCCCGCGTCCCAGGTTGCCAATGCTATTGGCTATAATGGCAGCCCCGGCAATATCCGCATACTGGAAAAAGGTCCCTCTGGCCGTATTCTTTATATTGGTGCCGGTAATAAAAAAATGTACGGTTCTGATTTTCGGCGTGCAGTCGGTTATGACCGGCTTAAGTCAACGCTGGTTACTGAAATGACGTATGATGGCGGCAACTTTATCTTTAAGGGTCTTGGCTGGGGTAATGGCGTTGGCCTATGCCAGTGGGGCGCCTATACATTTGCCAAGGAAGGCAAGCAGGCTAAAGATATTATTAATCATTATTATCCCGGTGCAGCGGTAAAAAAACTATGGCAGTAG